The genomic window GATCGCGACGGGCAGGATCTGCGGCAGGTAATAGGTCGCGCGGAGGAAGCTCGCGACGCGTCCGCCGAACTTCCGGCCGATGACGTCGAAGAGCAGCGCCGCGAGCACGAGGCCGAGCAGCGTCGGGATGATCACCATCGCGACGATCATCGAGAGCGAGTTGCGGAACGACGCCCAGAACTTCTGGTCCTGGAACAGTTCGATCCAGTTCTCGAGGCCGATGAACTCGGGCGGGCGGACGCCGCGCCAGTCGGTGAAGCTGAGGTACACGTTCCAGACCAGCGGGATCAGGATGATGAACGTGAAGAGCAGCAGGCCGGGGATCAGGTAGAACCAGAATCCGCTCGATCGCACGCCCGAGATGGCGCTCATGCCGTCGGCGCGCCGTGAACCCGGCGACCGTGTGGCGAGTGTGGAGACCACTGTGGTTCCTTTCGGTGGGTGGCCGAGCCCGGCTGTGCCGGGCTCGGCCGTACCGGGTCAGCCGACGATGTCGGCGACACCGTCCTCGTACTCGGTGCCGAGCTGCTCGAGCGTCTGCTCGGGCGTGAGCGTGCCGTTGACGAGCTCCTGCAACGCGGCGACGAGCTGGTCGTAGAAGTTCGGCGTGGGCCAGTCCGGGTAGAACGACAGGCCGTCCTGCTCGACCACCGTGTTGAACTCGGTGATGAGTGCGGCCGACTTCTCGTCGGTGATGTCGGCGGGGTCCGCGGCGACCGGGATCGAGCCGTTGTTGCCGATGAGGGCCTGGATCTCGGGACGCATGGTGATGTCGATGAACTCGTAGGCGAGGTCCTTGTTCGCGGCGTTCTCGGGGACGACCCAGATGTTGCCCGAGGAACCGGGAACGAGCGTCGACTCGGGGAAGGCGAAGGTGTCCCACTCGAACGTCGTGGCCTCGTTGATCACGCGTCCGGCCCACCATGAGCCCGACACCATGATCGGGTACTCGCCGCTCATGAACCCGACGCCCATGTCCTCGGCCTTGAGGCCGGTGGAGTCCTTCGAGATCCAGCCCTTGTCGACGTACTCGGCGAGCTTCTCGGCCGCATACGTGAGCTCCGGGCCGGTCCAGTCGACCGGGTTCTCGTAGAGCTGGTAGTCGTTCACGAACTGCCGGTCGGCCTGCGAGAGCGCGAGCTGGTAGAACAGCTGGCCGAGCGGGTACTCGGCTCCGGCCTCGGCGAGCGGCGTGATGCCCTCGGACGCGAACGTGTCGAGGATCTCCTCGAACTCCGCGTAGGTCGTCGGCTCGGTGAGGCCGCGCTCGTCGAACGCGGTCTTGTTGTAGTACACGGTGACGTACTCGCCGTAGTTCGGGACCCCGTACCAGGGGCCCGAGCCCATGATGCCCTCGTCGGTGTACTTCGCCGTGGTCTGCAGCGAGGGGGCGAGCATGTCGTCCCAGCCGTACTCCTCGACCGCGTCGGTGATGTCGGCGAGCAGGCCCTGGCTCGCGAGGAGGCCAGCCGTCGCGTTGCCCTTCGGCGATTCCATGACGTCGGGAGCCTCGTTCGAGTTGAGCACCTGGCTGGCCGTCGAGCGGATCTGCTCGAAGCTCTTGTCCTCGTACTCGACCGTCGCCCCGGTCTCCTCCTCGAAGATCTCGATGGCCCGGTTCCAGGCGATGCCGACATCGCTGTCGGTGCCCTCGAAATGCCAGAGCTTCAGGGTGTTCGGGTCGGACTCGCCGCCGCTCGTGCAGCCGGTGAGCAGTGCGGCCGTGGCGGCCAGTGCTGCGACGGCGCCGATGCCGCGCTTGGTGATTCGCATGGTGGGTTCCTCTCGGTGGTGCGGTATGGGTGGTCGTGGAGTTGTCGAAGCGCTTCGACGATGCTGCTGCGTCGACCGAGGTGCGATTCGATTCGGTGCGATGGAACGTTGCGAGCGGATGCCTCAGAGCCGCGGCCGCGAGACCGATCCGCGGGACTCTGTGACGGGAGGGATGAGTTCGACGCCCGAGGCGTCCGCCCCGCGCACCTGGCGCAGGGCCGACTCGACCGCGATGCGGCACATCTGGTCGAGTGGCAGTGGGATGCAGCTGAGCGGGACGACGAGGTGCGAGGTGTCGTAGCTCGCGCACGCGGCGAACAGCGACAGGTCGCCGGGCACCTCGAGCCCGAGCTGGCCGACCCGACGGAGCACGGCCTCGACGACCGGCTCGTTGCAGTGGAACACGACGGCCGTCAGATCGGGGGAGCGCTCGAGCAGCACGTCGAACTGACGTTCGGCGTCGCCTCGGGCGAGGGTCGGAGTCACGACGTCGAGCCGGATGCCGCGGGCCGCGGCCTCGGCCTCGAGTCCGCGGTTGAACCGCTGCACGAAGCCCGTGCCGCGCTCCAGGTAGGTGGGCGGATGCCCCACCACACCGATCACCCGGTGGCCGGCCTCGGCGAGTGTGGACACCGCCAGCCTCCCGGCGCGCTCGAAGTCGAGGTCGACGCAGGCGACGCCGTCGCCGCCCCGGCCGTCGTCGCCGGGGATGCCGATGAACGCGGCGGGCAGCGCGGCACGACGCACGACGTCGACGCGCTCGTCATGGGCTTTGACCCCCATCGCGACGACACCGTCGACCAGCGACGACGCGGCGACGCGTCGGATGCCGGAGACGTCGTCGTCCGTGGCGAGCAGCAGCACGTCGTAGTCGTGCCTGCGCGCCGTGTCGACGACGGCGGTGACGAATCGCATGTGCGTGGGCAGGTGCCCGTCGGTGTGGATCGGGGCCGAGAGCGCGAGGATGTTCGTCCTCGCGCCGGCCAGCATGCGTGCACCGGCGTTCGGCTGGTAATCGAGCTCGCGGATGGCGT from Agromyces sp. LHK192 includes these protein-coding regions:
- a CDS encoding ABC transporter substrate-binding protein; translation: MRITKRGIGAVAALAATAALLTGCTSGGESDPNTLKLWHFEGTDSDVGIAWNRAIEIFEEETGATVEYEDKSFEQIRSTASQVLNSNEAPDVMESPKGNATAGLLASQGLLADITDAVEEYGWDDMLAPSLQTTAKYTDEGIMGSGPWYGVPNYGEYVTVYYNKTAFDERGLTEPTTYAEFEEILDTFASEGITPLAEAGAEYPLGQLFYQLALSQADRQFVNDYQLYENPVDWTGPELTYAAEKLAEYVDKGWISKDSTGLKAEDMGVGFMSGEYPIMVSGSWWAGRVINEATTFEWDTFAFPESTLVPGSSGNIWVVPENAANKDLAYEFIDITMRPEIQALIGNNGSIPVAADPADITDEKSAALITEFNTVVEQDGLSFYPDWPTPNFYDQLVAALQELVNGTLTPEQTLEQLGTEYEDGVADIVG
- a CDS encoding LacI family DNA-binding transcriptional regulator produces the protein MVTISDVAKAAGVSISTVSYALSGKRAIGASTRSRIADAIRELDYQPNAGARMLAGARTNILALSAPIHTDGHLPTHMRFVTAVVDTARRHDYDVLLLATDDDVSGIRRVAASSLVDGVVAMGVKAHDERVDVVRRAALPAAFIGIPGDDGRGGDGVACVDLDFERAGRLAVSTLAEAGHRVIGVVGHPPTYLERGTGFVQRFNRGLEAEAAARGIRLDVVTPTLARGDAERQFDVLLERSPDLTAVVFHCNEPVVEAVLRRVGQLGLEVPGDLSLFAACASYDTSHLVVPLSCIPLPLDQMCRIAVESALRQVRGADASGVELIPPVTESRGSVSRPRL